One segment of Chionomys nivalis chromosome 1, mChiNiv1.1, whole genome shotgun sequence DNA contains the following:
- the LOC130879522 gene encoding olfactory receptor 2A12-like — MGSNETWITEVILLGFQVDPTLDYFLFGIFSVFYTFTLLGNGIILVIISMVPKLHTPMYFFLSHLAILDMSYASNNVPKMLANLVTQKKTISFVPCIMQTFLYLAFAATECLILVAMSYDRFVAICHPLHYTVIMSWRVCTALAAASWGFSLLLDMVHLVLLLRLPFCGPHEVNHFFCEILSVLKLACTDTTLNQVVIFATCVFILVGPLCLVLVSYACILMAILRIQSGEGRRKAFSTCSSHLCVVGLFFDSAIVMYMAPKSQNPETQQKILSLFYSLFNPMLNPLIYSLRNSEVKDALQRVLWKKRHV; from the coding sequence ATGGGAAGCAATGAGACATGGATCACAGAAGTTATTCTGCTGGGATTCCAAGTTGATCCCACTTTGGATTATTTCCTCTTTGGGATTTTTTCAGTCTTTTATACCTTCACCCTGTTGGGGAATGGGATCATTCTTGTAATAATATCCATGGTCCCAAAGCTGCACAcccccatgtatttcttcctctcACACCTTGCCATCCTTGACATGTCCTATGCTTCTAACAATGTCCCCAAGATGCTAGCTAACCTTGTGACCCAGAAAAAAACCATCTCCTTTGTTCCATGTATCATGCAGACATTCTTGTATTTGGCATTTGCAGCAACAGAGTGCTTAATTTTGGTGGCAATGTCTTATGACCGGTTTGTGGCCATCTGCCACCCCTTACACTACACTGTCATCATGAGCTGGAGAGTGTGCACTGCCCTGGCTGCTGCTTCCTGGGGCTTTAGTTTACTGCTGGATATGGTTCATTTAGTCCTCCTCCTAAGGCTTCCCTTCTGTGGACCTCATGAAGTCAATCACTTCTTCTGTGAAATTCTGTCTGTCCTCAAGCTGGCCTGTACTGACACAACACTCAACCAAGTCGTCATCTTTGCAACTTGTGTGTTCATCTTAGTGGGACCCTTATGCTTGGTGCTGGTCTCCTACGCATGCATCCTGATGGCCATCCTGAGGATCCAGTCAGGGGAGGGCCGCAGAAAGGCcttctccacctgctcctcccacctctgtGTGGTCGGGCTCTTTTTTGACAGTGCAATCGTCATGTACATGGCCCCCAAGTCTCAGAACCCGGAGACACAGCAGAAGATCCTTTCCCTGTTTTATAGCCTTTTCAACCCCATGCTTAACCCCCTTATCTACAGCCTGAGGAATTCTGAGGTCAAGGATGCTCTGCAAAGGGTTCTGTGGAAGAAGAGGCATGTGTGA
- the LOC130880716 gene encoding olfactory receptor 13-like translates to MGNQTSVTQFILLGFLLNRRLQKLLFTLFSLFYAFTLLGNGTIVGLICLDSRLHIPMYFFLSHLAIVDIAYACNTVPQMLVNLLDPTKPISFAGCMTQTFLFLTFAHTECLLLVVMSYDWYVAICHPLRYTAIMSWRICIILVATSWILGVLLALVHLILLLPLPFCKAQEVNHFFCEIIAILKLACSDTHINEVMVLAGAVSVLVGPFSSIVVSYAHILCAILKIQSHQGRQKAFSTCTSHLCVVGLFYGTAIAMYIGPQHGDTNEQKKYLLLFHSLFNPMLNPLIYSLRNKDVKCALKRMLMKEDTS, encoded by the coding sequence ATGGGGAATCAGACTTCGGTTACACAGTTCATTCTTCTAGGATTTCTACTCAACCGAAGGTTGCAGAAGCTCCTCTTTACCCTCTTCTCCCTGTTCTATGCCTTCACCCTGCTTGGGAATGGGACAATTGTGGGGCTTATCTGCCTGGACTCGAGACTCCATattcccatgtacttcttcctgtcTCACTTGGCCATCGTTGACATTGCTTATGCTTGCAACACAGTGCCCCAGATGCTGGTGAATCTTCTAGACCCAACCAAACCTATCTCCTTTGCTGGATGCATGACACAGACCTTTCTCTTTTtgacatttgcacacacagaatGTCTCCTTTTAGTGGTGATGTCCTATGATTGGTATGTGGCCATCTGCCACCCCCTCAGATACACTGCCATCATGAGTTGGAGAATTTGTATTATCCTGGTGGCAACTTCCTGGATTCTAGGAGTTCTCTTGGCCCTGGTACATCTCATATTACTATTACCATTGCCCTTCTGTAAAGCTCAAGAAGTAAATCACTTTTTCTGTGAAATTATAGCTATTCTCAAACTTGCCTGTTCAGACACCCACATCAATGAGGTCATGGTTTTGGCTGGGGCTGTGTCTGTGCTTGTGGGACCATTTTCTTCCATTGTGGTCTCTTATGCTCATATTCTGTGTGCCATCCTGAAGATCCAGTCACACCAGGGGCGCCAGAAAGCCTTCTCCACCTGCACCTCCCATCTCTGTGTTGTGGGACTCTTTTATGGTACAGCCATTGCCATGTACATTGGCCCTCAACATGGGGACACCAATGAGCAGAAGAAATATCTCTTGCTATTCCATAGCCTTTTCAATCCTATGCTCAATCCACTGATCTATAGTTTGAGGAACAAAGACGTCAAATGTGCTCTGAAGAGGATGCTCATGAAGGAGGATACTTCTTGA